The following coding sequences are from one Rhinoraja longicauda isolate Sanriku21f chromosome 7, sRhiLon1.1, whole genome shotgun sequence window:
- the LOC144595092 gene encoding nucleoside hydrolase-like gives MQQAVLPTSCHLGKKLLILDVDVGVDDAQALMMALAAPNVHILAITCTHGNTGIDNVCKNVLRVLKLCNRMEIPVYRGAGTSLLGVLHHDAAYHGKDGLGDIPDPDAPGAEHLKSEHAVDAMARIVNEHPGQITFVALGPLTNIALAAKLYPTFPSKLKGLYIMGGNMEARGNVRVCGEFNFVTDPEAASIVLSHFTCPVYIATLEYCLRHYLPWDFYKKWVNQDSAKARFMKKISAHTANYTQGDVGGKEFLFGSGFVSCDSYAVSAAIDDSLVTERAQYGVSVEMHGSLTRGMMVVDTLDILKLQHKATIFLKCDMEKLKQLMINALK, from the exons ATGCAGCAAGCTGTGCTCCCGACCA GTTGCCACCTGGGCAAGAAGCTCCTGATCTTGGATGTAGATGTTGGGGTGGATGATGCCCAGGCCCTGATGATGGCTCTGGCAGCTCCCAACGTGCACATCCTGGCGATAACCTGCACTCACGGTAACACGGGCATCGACAACGTGTGCAAGAACGTGCTGCGTGTGCTGAAGCTGTGTAACAGGATGGAG ATCCCTGTCTATCGTGGAGCAGGCACCTCTCTCCTGGGTGTACTCCATCACGATGCCGCTTACCATGGGAAGGACGGCCTGGGCGATATTCCCGATCCCGACGCTCCGGGTGCGGAACATTTAAAGTCCGAACACGCGGTGGATGCCATGGCACGGATAGTTAATGAGCACCCGGGGCAG ATCACTTTTGTTGCTCTTGGACCCCTGACCAACATAGCCCTGGCTGCCAAGTTATACCCCACCTTTCCTTCAAAGCTGAAGGGTTTGTACATCATGGGTGGAAACATGGAAG CCAGAGGGAATGTGAGAGTCTGCGGTGAGTTCAACTTTGTCACAGACCCAGAGGCGGCTTCCATTGTGCTGAGCCACTTCACTTGTCCCGTGTACATCGCCACCCTGGAGTACTGCCTCCGCCATTACCTGCCCTGG GACTTTTATAAAAAGTGGGTGAATCAAGACAGTGCAAAGGCTCGGTTCATGAAGAAGATATCTGCACATACTGCAAACTACACCCAGGGTGACGTGGGTGGCAAGGAGTTCCTGTTTGGAAGTGGCTTTGTGTCCTGTGATTCGTACGCAGTGTCGGCTGCCATCGATGACTCCTTGGTGACAGAGCGTGCCCAGTACGGGGTGAGTGTGGAGATGCACGGATCACTGACCAGGGGCATGATGGTCGTGGACACCCTCGACATCCTGAAGCTCCAACACAAAGCCACCATCTTCCTGAAATGTGACATGGAAAAGCTTAAGCAGCTGATGATTAACGCCCTGAAATAA